A region of Myxococcus stipitatus DSM 14675 DNA encodes the following proteins:
- a CDS encoding CAP domain-containing protein, protein MIAVLVLAALLGATPGPARPSPAPPPQAAPAKAPSPKVPQRVPSTPVEVMEHQAAQHVVREFERVGRRAPTEDTPLDAAARRLAREALTGGFTGAPDLFTLTEAISDSGAADPAPRALVIRAWAHAHILESLRARADINTDRASHFGVGVALQDNRASLVLLLSERKAELKPFPRVMPGERAVQTMCGRLSPPLGRPEFYVTHPSGEVSIVPLSRRGTQGSDFCSRLDFLTPGTYTVEVVARGDAGPEVVALLLVQLGDVRRKGERESWVEPTTEEEARLLLQERINKLRRAHGLPELLPDPVLERVAQTYSRRMATEGFFAHIAPDGSTLTGRLPPGSRYVRAGENLGQAVGPLAAHFGIEHSPGHRRNLLDPGFRFMGLGISFRKVGSRNEALVTEVFSAAAPGSSDPENPQQEAYDALAKWRAVKKLPPLARSQALESLAMAHAKRALELDEPSAQPGEAPVHERVFQVIPDAGTASVDFFVVSDPTALPESRSVGDATNNRVGVGIVRGDSKRFGAKQYWVAVIYAAVH, encoded by the coding sequence ATGATTGCCGTGCTCGTGCTGGCCGCCCTGCTGGGCGCGACGCCCGGCCCCGCGCGCCCGAGCCCGGCCCCACCGCCCCAGGCCGCCCCCGCGAAAGCCCCATCGCCCAAGGTTCCGCAGAGGGTTCCCTCGACGCCCGTCGAGGTGATGGAGCACCAGGCCGCGCAGCACGTGGTGCGGGAGTTCGAGCGCGTCGGACGCCGAGCCCCCACCGAGGACACCCCGCTCGACGCCGCCGCGCGACGCCTGGCCCGGGAAGCGCTCACCGGCGGGTTCACTGGAGCACCGGACCTGTTCACGCTCACGGAGGCCATCAGCGACTCCGGCGCCGCGGACCCGGCGCCTCGGGCCCTGGTCATCCGCGCCTGGGCCCACGCGCACATCCTCGAGTCCTTGCGAGCCCGCGCCGACATCAACACGGACCGCGCCTCCCACTTCGGCGTCGGGGTGGCGCTGCAGGACAACCGCGCCTCGCTGGTGCTGCTGCTGTCGGAGCGCAAGGCGGAGCTGAAGCCCTTTCCCCGCGTCATGCCTGGCGAGCGCGCGGTCCAGACGATGTGTGGTCGGCTCAGCCCGCCCCTCGGGCGGCCCGAGTTCTACGTCACCCATCCCAGCGGCGAGGTGAGCATCGTCCCGCTCTCGCGGCGAGGAACCCAGGGCTCCGACTTCTGCTCGCGTCTGGATTTCCTCACGCCCGGCACCTACACCGTGGAGGTGGTGGCGCGAGGCGACGCGGGGCCGGAGGTCGTGGCGCTGCTCCTGGTCCAGCTGGGAGACGTTCGCCGCAAGGGAGAGCGTGAGAGCTGGGTGGAGCCCACCACCGAGGAAGAGGCGCGCCTGCTCCTCCAGGAGCGCATCAACAAGCTGCGCCGGGCCCATGGCCTGCCGGAGCTGCTACCAGACCCGGTGTTGGAGCGCGTCGCGCAGACCTACAGCCGCCGGATGGCGACGGAGGGCTTCTTCGCGCACATCGCGCCGGATGGCAGCACGCTCACCGGCCGCCTCCCGCCGGGCTCCCGCTATGTGCGCGCCGGGGAGAACCTGGGGCAGGCCGTGGGGCCGCTCGCCGCGCACTTCGGCATCGAGCACAGCCCTGGCCACCGTCGCAACCTGCTGGACCCGGGCTTCCGCTTCATGGGGCTGGGCATCTCCTTCCGGAAGGTGGGCAGCCGCAACGAGGCCCTGGTCACCGAGGTCTTCAGCGCCGCGGCCCCTGGCTCCTCGGACCCGGAGAACCCGCAGCAGGAGGCCTATGACGCCCTGGCGAAGTGGCGAGCCGTGAAGAAGCTGCCGCCGCTCGCGCGCAGCCAGGCGTTGGAATCCCTGGCCATGGCCCATGCGAAGCGCGCGCTGGAGTTGGACGAGCCGTCAGCCCAGCCGGGCGAGGCGCCGGTTCACGAGCGCGTGTTCCAGGTGATTCCCGACGCGGGCACGGCGTCGGTGGACTTCTTCGTGGTGTCGGACCCCACCGCGCTCCCGGAGTCCCGCAGCGTCGGCGACGCCACCAACAACCGCGTGGGCGTGGGCATCGTGCGGGGAGACTCGAAGCGCTTTGGTGCGAAGCAATACTGGGTCGCCGTCATCTACGCCGCGGTCCACTGA
- the hisC gene encoding histidinol-phosphate transaminase: MRPLVPNYVETLKPYVPGKPIEETEREFGLTGVIKLASNENPLGPSPRALEAMRHASSNVHLYPDATSFHLVRRLAASLGVQPQEVVLGSGSNELIELLIRTFTTPEDEILLCKNSFSAYRISAQAHGRPFVEVPMREGYQYDLEAMARAVTPRTRLVFLANPDNPTGTAFGRAALEKFLAAVPPEVLVAYDEAYFEFVDWPDYVSAVELFRRHPNVVALRTFSKIHGLAGIRLGYGVMDAKLSTYVQRTRMPFNLTVVAQAAGLAALEDTEHVQRTRENNRQGLCYFEAELPKLGITLTKSHANFVFADFGRPSTELYELLLRKGVIVRPFAGGGFPTCLRISVGTASENERCVRALKEVLS; encoded by the coding sequence ATGCGACCTCTCGTTCCCAACTACGTCGAGACCCTCAAGCCGTACGTGCCGGGCAAGCCCATCGAGGAGACCGAGCGCGAGTTCGGCCTGACGGGCGTCATCAAGCTCGCCTCCAACGAGAACCCCCTGGGGCCTTCTCCTCGCGCGCTGGAGGCCATGCGGCACGCGTCGTCCAACGTGCACCTGTATCCGGACGCCACGTCGTTCCACCTGGTGCGCCGGCTGGCGGCCTCGCTGGGCGTGCAGCCCCAGGAAGTGGTCCTGGGCAGCGGCTCCAACGAGCTCATCGAGCTGCTCATCCGCACGTTCACCACGCCGGAGGACGAAATCCTCCTGTGCAAGAACTCCTTCTCCGCGTACCGCATCTCCGCGCAGGCCCACGGGCGGCCCTTCGTCGAGGTGCCCATGCGCGAGGGCTACCAGTACGACCTGGAGGCCATGGCGCGCGCGGTGACGCCTCGCACGCGGCTGGTGTTCCTGGCCAACCCGGACAACCCCACGGGCACCGCGTTCGGCCGCGCGGCGCTGGAGAAGTTCCTGGCGGCGGTGCCGCCCGAGGTCCTCGTCGCCTACGACGAGGCCTACTTCGAGTTCGTCGACTGGCCCGACTACGTCAGCGCGGTGGAGCTGTTCCGCCGCCATCCGAACGTCGTCGCGCTGCGCACGTTCAGCAAGATTCACGGCCTGGCGGGCATCCGGCTGGGCTACGGGGTGATGGACGCGAAGCTGTCGACGTACGTGCAGCGCACGCGCATGCCCTTCAACCTGACGGTGGTGGCGCAGGCCGCGGGGCTCGCGGCGCTGGAGGACACCGAGCACGTCCAGCGCACGCGGGAGAACAACCGCCAGGGATTGTGCTACTTCGAGGCGGAGCTGCCGAAGTTGGGCATCACGCTCACGAAGAGCCACGCCAACTTCGTGTTCGCGGACTTCGGTCGGCCGTCCACGGAGCTGTACGAGCTGTTGCTCCGCAAGGGCGTCATCGTCCGGCCCTTCGCGGGAGGCGGCTTCCCGACGTGCCTGCGCATCTCCGTGGGCACGGCCTCCGAGAACGAGCGCTGTGTGCGCGCCTTGAAGGAGGTCCTCTCGTGA
- a CDS encoding DciA family protein, with protein sequence MARGEPKSLESLLPRVLARLAGESGRAHTLAPVWATVVGPHIARHTRPRSLEGGVLVVIVTSTEWARTLEREAPSLREQLNERLGPHTVKEIVFHWELR encoded by the coding sequence ATGGCCCGTGGTGAGCCCAAGTCTCTCGAGAGTCTCCTTCCCCGTGTATTGGCCCGCCTCGCCGGTGAATCCGGGCGTGCACACACCCTGGCCCCCGTGTGGGCCACGGTGGTGGGCCCACACATCGCGCGCCACACGCGCCCCCGTTCGCTGGAGGGAGGCGTCCTGGTCGTCATCGTGACGAGCACCGAGTGGGCTCGCACGCTGGAGCGAGAGGCCCCGTCCCTGCGCGAGCAGCTCAATGAGCGGCTGGGGCCCCACACGGTGAAGGAGATTGTCTTCCACTGGGAGCTTCGATGA
- a CDS encoding transglycosylase SLT domain-containing protein, giving the protein MSWMGTVAGWALGVSLGQSPTTLEAVRLHHTEATSLARREWVACVEQKCPDAGRLALLAGTLALSDGHAAEARDMLAAGPAPALLEPYRAFYLGQARFYSGDAQGAALDFARVVEAPGAPPGLVTRARARLGESLLKAGQMKQAATVLEAAVKGMPTPELYYQRALARGESGNGAGQQADLLTVALRFPTHPYADDAVKWLMEEGRPGKGWGFAERTQRAEGLLSGGAAKRALEELEALGGAKLSKEQSAKVALLRAKGLFALGRESEADKALALARKGPVAIAAEAELLVARRVLRADENDKARVLMAALDKKYSTQPAGEEGAFFAGWIDLQAGRFAEAAKAFAAHGTRYARSRRREEGLWFRALAHLRLEEYAKAREALDSLVTTFPRSGLAPQARYWMARSRELGGAKAAEVAPEYERLITTAPASFYALLSSERLHELGQTAPSSFPRPPLAMELPRPPELALAVELTRAGLFRDAADEVESHVARLRSAEQALPFAHALLGLGEFGHAHTVAARHLWGRAFGSREPDALAAFYPRAFSNAVEQAAAAQKVDPFLVWAIMRRESAFKPEVMSAADARGLMQIIPKTATEIAQKLSEPAPAPADLFSPERNIRYGAWYLARLMERFAHPVLAAAAYNAGPSSVAKWAADRGSLPLDLFVESIPFRETRGYVKQVVADLFLYRAFYGPGGEQPRLSLVVPAPSKEGVAF; this is encoded by the coding sequence ATGAGCTGGATGGGGACGGTCGCCGGGTGGGCGCTAGGGGTGTCTCTGGGACAATCCCCGACAACCCTGGAAGCCGTTCGTCTTCATCACACCGAGGCAACCTCGCTGGCGCGGCGCGAGTGGGTGGCCTGTGTCGAGCAGAAGTGTCCCGATGCGGGCCGGCTGGCCTTGCTTGCGGGCACGCTGGCGTTGTCGGACGGCCACGCGGCCGAGGCTCGCGACATGCTGGCGGCGGGCCCCGCCCCTGCCCTGCTGGAGCCCTACCGTGCGTTCTACCTGGGCCAGGCGCGCTTCTATTCGGGAGACGCCCAGGGAGCCGCCCTCGACTTCGCACGCGTCGTGGAGGCCCCTGGGGCGCCGCCAGGCCTCGTCACACGCGCACGGGCCCGGTTGGGTGAGTCGCTCCTGAAAGCGGGCCAGATGAAGCAGGCGGCGACCGTGCTGGAGGCCGCGGTGAAGGGCATGCCCACGCCGGAGCTGTACTACCAACGCGCGCTGGCGCGCGGCGAGTCGGGCAACGGTGCGGGCCAGCAGGCGGACCTGCTGACGGTGGCGCTGCGCTTCCCCACGCACCCCTACGCCGATGACGCGGTGAAGTGGCTCATGGAGGAAGGCCGGCCCGGGAAGGGCTGGGGCTTCGCGGAGCGGACGCAGCGCGCGGAGGGCTTGCTGTCGGGGGGCGCGGCGAAGCGGGCGCTGGAGGAGTTGGAGGCGCTGGGCGGGGCGAAGCTGTCGAAGGAGCAGTCGGCCAAGGTGGCCCTGCTGCGGGCGAAGGGACTGTTCGCGCTGGGCCGCGAGTCGGAGGCGGACAAGGCGCTCGCCCTCGCGAGGAAGGGGCCAGTCGCCATCGCCGCCGAGGCGGAGCTCCTCGTCGCGCGCCGGGTCCTGCGCGCGGATGAGAACGACAAGGCCCGCGTGCTGATGGCGGCGCTGGACAAGAAGTACTCCACGCAGCCCGCGGGAGAAGAAGGGGCCTTCTTCGCGGGGTGGATCGACCTGCAGGCGGGCCGCTTCGCCGAGGCCGCCAAGGCCTTCGCCGCGCACGGGACGCGCTATGCACGCTCCCGGCGGCGTGAAGAGGGATTGTGGTTCCGAGCCCTCGCGCACCTGCGGTTGGAGGAGTACGCGAAGGCACGAGAGGCATTGGACTCGCTGGTGACGACGTTCCCTCGCAGCGGCCTCGCGCCCCAGGCCCGCTACTGGATGGCGCGCAGCCGCGAGCTCGGAGGGGCGAAGGCGGCGGAGGTCGCTCCTGAGTATGAGCGACTCATCACCACGGCGCCCGCGTCGTTCTACGCGCTCCTGTCCTCGGAGAGGCTGCACGAACTGGGACAGACAGCGCCGTCGAGCTTCCCTCGCCCTCCCCTCGCGATGGAGCTGCCTCGCCCGCCCGAGCTCGCGTTGGCGGTGGAGCTGACGCGCGCCGGACTGTTCCGCGACGCGGCGGACGAGGTGGAGTCGCATGTCGCGCGGTTGCGCTCGGCGGAGCAGGCCCTGCCCTTCGCCCATGCGCTGCTCGGCTTGGGAGAGTTCGGCCACGCGCACACCGTGGCGGCCAGACACCTGTGGGGCCGAGCCTTCGGCTCACGCGAGCCGGATGCACTCGCGGCCTTCTACCCTCGCGCCTTCTCGAACGCGGTGGAGCAGGCGGCGGCCGCGCAGAAGGTGGACCCGTTCCTGGTGTGGGCCATCATGCGGCGTGAGAGTGCATTCAAGCCAGAGGTGATGAGCGCGGCCGACGCACGAGGGCTGATGCAGATCATCCCGAAGACGGCCACCGAGATTGCCCAGAAGCTCTCGGAGCCCGCGCCCGCGCCCGCGGACCTCTTCTCTCCCGAGCGCAACATCCGCTACGGCGCCTGGTACCTGGCCCGGCTGATGGAGCGCTTCGCGCATCCCGTGCTCGCCGCCGCCGCGTACAACGCGGGCCCCAGCTCCGTCGCGAAGTGGGCCGCGGACCGAGGCTCCCTGCCGTTGGACCTCTTCGTGGAGTCCATCCCATTCCGGGAGACTCGCGGCTACGTGAAGCAGGTGGTGGCGGACTTGTTCCTCTACCGCGCCTTCTACGGCCCTGGGGGCGAGCAACCCCGGCTCTCGCTGGTGGTGCCCGCCCCGTCGAAGGAAGGCGTCGCCTTCTAA
- the cmk gene encoding (d)CMP kinase, translated as MSPRCFIVAIDGPAGAGKSTVSKLLARRLGFSLVDTGAIYRCVALMATRERIAYDDDARLGDLLGRVHIHFLVVGEENRVFLGGQDVSGEIRSPEISMAASQVSGRPVVRAGLLQLQRRLALESSKGSILEGRDIGTVVFPDADAKFFLEASPEVRARRRFEELFQKGVESSLDDVLADQTKRDKDDSARAVAPLKAAEDAIHVDSSALPLSEVVHSMESEILRRMAARG; from the coding sequence GTGAGTCCTCGCTGCTTCATCGTCGCCATCGATGGCCCCGCTGGGGCTGGCAAGTCCACGGTGTCGAAGCTGCTGGCGCGCCGCCTGGGCTTCTCCCTGGTGGACACGGGCGCCATCTACCGCTGCGTGGCGCTGATGGCGACGCGTGAGCGGATTGCCTACGACGATGATGCGCGCCTCGGCGATCTGCTGGGGCGAGTGCACATCCACTTCCTGGTGGTGGGCGAGGAGAACCGGGTGTTCCTCGGGGGGCAGGACGTGTCCGGGGAGATCCGCTCGCCGGAGATTTCCATGGCCGCGTCGCAGGTGTCCGGCCGCCCCGTGGTGCGCGCGGGCTTGCTCCAGCTCCAGCGGCGGTTGGCGCTCGAGTCGAGCAAGGGCTCCATCCTCGAGGGGCGCGACATCGGCACCGTGGTGTTCCCCGACGCCGACGCCAAGTTCTTCCTGGAGGCGAGCCCCGAGGTGCGCGCCCGCCGCCGCTTCGAGGAGCTGTTCCAGAAGGGCGTGGAGAGCAGCCTGGACGACGTGCTCGCCGACCAGACGAAGCGCGACAAGGATGACTCCGCGCGCGCCGTGGCTCCGCTGAAGGCCGCGGAGGACGCCATCCACGTGGACTCCAGCGCCTTGCCGCTGTCGGAGGTCGTCCACTCGATGGAGTCGGAGATTCTCCGCCGGATGGCCGCGCGCGGTTAG